In the genome of Candidatus Binataceae bacterium, one region contains:
- a CDS encoding glutathione S-transferase family protein → MIRLYDYLPSGNGYKVRLLLSQLQIPFERIELDIIKGNTRTPGFLRKFPNGRIPAVEFDDGRRLFESNAIIWHFAETTSLVPQNPFERARVLQWMFFEQYSHEPYIAVARFFAMHLDHPDERRGGLPRIIRGGYDALGVMESHLGGSGEGDHRREFLVASQYTIADIALYAYTHVAHEGGFDLGNYPAIREWLARVKSQPRHIPITQG, encoded by the coding sequence ATGATTCGTTTGTACGACTATCTGCCGTCCGGCAATGGCTACAAGGTTCGCCTGCTCCTGAGCCAGCTTCAGATTCCCTTTGAGCGAATCGAGCTGGATATCATCAAGGGTAACACCCGCACCCCCGGGTTTCTGCGCAAATTTCCCAACGGTCGGATTCCGGCCGTCGAATTTGACGACGGCCGCCGCCTGTTTGAGTCGAACGCCATCATCTGGCATTTCGCCGAAACCACTTCTCTCGTACCACAGAACCCATTTGAACGCGCCCGTGTTCTGCAGTGGATGTTCTTCGAGCAGTACAGCCACGAACCGTATATCGCCGTGGCGCGCTTCTTCGCCATGCATCTGGATCACCCCGACGAGCGCCGCGGCGGTTTGCCGCGAATCATCCGGGGCGGATATGACGCGCTGGGAGTGATGGAGTCGCATCTCGGTGGCAGCGGCGAAGGCGATCACCGGCGCGAGTTCTTGGTCGCGAGCCAATACACCATCGCGGACATCGCGCTGTACGCCTATACGCACGTGGCGCACGAAGGTGGCTTCGACTTGGGAAACTACCCGGCGATTCGGGAATGGCTCGCGCGCGTGAAATCTCAGCCGCGCCACATTCCAATTACCCAGGGATAG
- a CDS encoding DsbA family protein: MADEFEVKLYFAYTSPFSYLAYGPARELEKSHRVRVRFIPYGVNIRRVYGPLDNPDADRRKVRYLYLDARRIARERGLTIYPPKKIFSCRLAFYGGLFAAQCGRFHPYSQRVFERFWKHELDVEEGGAIEAVLSETGCKPADFARYVDSDARMELDQCFAEADGDQIFGVPTFVVDGEPFWGEDRIEWVVRKLAALGLRRDG, from the coding sequence ATGGCTGACGAATTCGAAGTAAAATTGTACTTCGCATATACCAGCCCCTTCTCGTACCTGGCTTATGGCCCGGCACGTGAGCTGGAGAAGTCGCACCGGGTGCGCGTTCGCTTCATTCCCTACGGGGTGAATATCCGCCGAGTCTACGGTCCGCTCGACAATCCCGACGCGGATCGCCGCAAGGTACGCTATCTGTACCTGGACGCGCGTCGCATAGCACGGGAGCGCGGCCTGACTATCTATCCACCCAAGAAAATTTTTAGCTGCCGACTCGCCTTTTACGGCGGTTTGTTCGCCGCGCAATGTGGGCGCTTCCACCCGTACTCCCAGAGGGTGTTCGAGCGCTTCTGGAAGCATGAACTCGACGTGGAAGAGGGTGGCGCGATCGAAGCGGTGCTTTCCGAAACCGGGTGCAAACCGGCGGATTTTGCCCGATATGTCGATAGCGACGCGCGCATGGAGCTTGACCAATGCTTCGCCGAGGCCGACGGCGACCAAATCTTTGGCGTGCCGACTTTCGTGGTCGATGGCGAGCCCTTCTGGGGCGAGGATCGCATCGAGTGGGTGGTGCGTAAACTCGCAGCACTGGGCCTGCGGCGGGATGGCTGA
- a CDS encoding heterodisulfide reductase-related iron-sulfur binding cluster — MAAPSATSVRAVVDYELLFDCVHCGLCLEACPTYVLTRAEMDSPRGRIYLMKALAEGRLPLEDDAARHLDLCLGCRGCETACPSGVQYGQLIERARAFVEDNYSRSLPQRARRTLVNAIFPYPARLRALLAPLKIAERIGLRPLLGALLPGAVREWLELLPPLHQSSEARAGALPAGVPGAPAVVVHHGCVAQVLANSENLATERVLAAAGYRVVRLAHTRCCGALDLHSGNRGRALDFVRHNVRALARSGAEAILSAASGCSAAVAEYGLLLRDDPELADSARQVAAKVRDLSALLLERGLPPLRKIECTVTFHDACHLVHGLGVREGPRRVLAAMPGVSLIELGESDLCCGSAGSYNLTEPEMARALASRKADNILATGADYVVLSNPGCEFQIAAELRRRGSKIKVVHLSEFIAQALTNG, encoded by the coding sequence ATGGCCGCGCCTTCCGCGACTTCGGTCCGTGCGGTCGTCGACTATGAGCTGCTGTTCGACTGCGTTCACTGTGGGCTGTGCCTGGAAGCGTGCCCGACCTACGTGCTGACCAGGGCAGAAATGGATTCGCCGCGCGGGCGTATCTACTTGATGAAGGCGCTGGCCGAGGGACGTCTGCCGCTCGAGGACGATGCCGCCCGCCACCTGGATTTGTGCCTCGGATGCCGCGGGTGCGAGACGGCGTGCCCCTCGGGAGTCCAGTATGGCCAACTCATCGAGCGGGCGCGGGCGTTCGTCGAGGACAACTACTCTCGGTCGCTTCCCCAACGCGCGCGCCGAACTCTGGTAAACGCCATCTTCCCCTACCCCGCCCGCCTCCGCGCACTGCTCGCACCGCTTAAGATTGCCGAACGCATCGGATTGCGGCCGCTCCTGGGCGCGTTGCTGCCAGGCGCGGTGCGCGAGTGGCTCGAGCTGTTGCCGCCGCTGCATCAGTCAAGCGAAGCGCGCGCTGGCGCGCTACCCGCGGGCGTCCCGGGTGCTCCCGCCGTGGTCGTCCATCACGGGTGCGTCGCGCAGGTACTCGCCAATTCGGAGAACCTCGCGACGGAGCGAGTGTTGGCGGCAGCCGGCTATCGGGTGGTACGGCTGGCCCACACCCGCTGCTGTGGCGCACTCGATCTTCATTCGGGCAATCGCGGCCGCGCGCTCGATTTCGTGCGGCACAACGTGCGCGCCCTGGCGCGTTCCGGCGCCGAGGCGATTCTTTCGGCCGCATCCGGTTGCTCGGCGGCGGTAGCGGAGTACGGCTTACTGCTGCGCGACGATCCCGAGTTGGCCGATTCGGCCCGACAAGTAGCGGCCAAGGTGCGAGACCTGAGCGCACTGTTGCTGGAACGAGGGCTGCCGCCCCTGCGTAAAATCGAGTGCACGGTAACCTTTCACGATGCATGCCACCTGGTGCACGGTCTTGGAGTGCGCGAAGGCCCGCGCCGGGTGCTCGCGGCAATGCCAGGCGTGAGCCTGATCGAGTTGGGGGAGTCGGACCTGTGTTGCGGCTCTGCGGGAAGTTACAACCTGACCGAGCCCGAAATGGCGCGCGCCTTGGCCAGTCGCAAGGCGGACAACATCCTGGCGACCGGCGCCGACTACGTGGTGCTGTCGAATCCGGGGTGCGAATTCCAAATCGCGGCCGAACTGCGGCGACGCGGGTCAAAAATCAAGGTCGTGCACCTCTCCGAATTCATCGCGCAGGCGTTGACGAATGGCTGA
- a CDS encoding FAD-binding oxidoreductase, producing MSTDEIVQRVSLIVGAGQVGAPTGRAADAVKILSKPGDAAELAEVVRACETDRIALAPLGAARTLSQIRSLPVALGVSLGRLARVVAYEPKDLTITVEAGLSVGELNRALAPARQRLPVDPCDPDATTVGALIAASHAGPLRLSEGTTRDLLIGIRYVGHQGHSVHGGGRVVKNVAGYDLMKVLGGSFGTLGIITEATFKVRPLPEQYAMTRLSFDRAEKLFAAARELHDSLPLAHLEGLSSAAAYACGSPARFLLVAGISGSSSEVASLRDATARAAPGAVFVERGDALHAYARLRDFDASAWALTAQIAVAPAQLSSILAATDAQYLAHMGCGVATLFLPEPPADGRITIDGWRQAARRAGGYLRILHAHRSFRGSVEFFDMPNDGALKLMRRLKAAFDPAGVFNPGCFVGGI from the coding sequence TTGTCGACGGACGAAATCGTCCAGCGCGTTAGCTTGATAGTCGGCGCCGGGCAGGTTGGTGCACCCACGGGCCGGGCGGCCGACGCCGTGAAGATTTTGTCAAAGCCCGGCGACGCAGCAGAACTGGCTGAGGTGGTGCGGGCGTGCGAGACCGATCGCATCGCGCTCGCGCCGCTGGGAGCGGCCCGAACCCTCTCCCAGATCCGCTCGCTGCCGGTGGCGCTCGGAGTGTCCTTGGGCAGGCTTGCGCGGGTAGTGGCGTACGAACCGAAAGATTTGACGATCACCGTGGAAGCCGGCCTGAGCGTGGGTGAGCTGAACCGGGCGCTGGCGCCCGCACGACAACGCCTGCCGGTTGATCCGTGTGATCCCGACGCGACCACGGTGGGCGCGCTGATCGCCGCCTCCCACGCGGGGCCGCTGCGGCTCTCGGAGGGAACGACGCGTGATTTGCTGATCGGGATCCGTTATGTCGGTCATCAGGGACACAGCGTGCACGGCGGCGGACGGGTGGTAAAGAATGTGGCGGGCTACGATCTGATGAAGGTGCTGGGTGGGTCGTTCGGCACCCTCGGTATCATTACCGAAGCAACCTTCAAAGTCCGGCCCCTTCCGGAACAATATGCGATGACGAGGCTGAGCTTCGATCGAGCGGAGAAGCTTTTCGCTGCGGCGCGCGAATTGCACGACTCACTTCCACTCGCTCATCTCGAGGGCCTGAGTTCGGCGGCCGCTTACGCCTGTGGCTCTCCCGCCAGGTTTCTGCTGGTAGCGGGCATCTCGGGGAGTTCCTCCGAAGTTGCTTCGCTGCGCGACGCGACTGCGCGGGCCGCTCCGGGCGCGGTTTTTGTAGAAAGGGGCGACGCTCTGCATGCGTACGCACGCTTGCGTGACTTCGATGCGAGCGCATGGGCGCTCACCGCCCAGATAGCCGTAGCGCCGGCACAGCTCTCCTCGATCCTCGCTGCCACCGATGCTCAATATCTTGCTCACATGGGATGCGGGGTGGCGACCCTGTTTTTGCCCGAACCTCCCGCTGACGGTCGCATCACGATCGACGGTTGGCGCCAGGCGGCGCGGCGCGCGGGCGGCTATCTGCGCATCTTGCACGCCCACCGATCGTTCCGCGGGTCGGTGGAGTTCTTTGACATGCCGAATGACGGGGCGCTCAAGCTGATGCGCCGGCTCAAGGCTGCATTCGATCCTGCAGGTGTGTTCAACCCCGGATGCTTCGTGGGAGGAATTTGA
- a CDS encoding FAD-linked oxidase C-terminal domain-containing protein, which yields MSHNAQATGLDPTLVAELAAIAGSDGIVSRSAELKVYECDGWTIEKCSPDLLVMPRTTEQVSAVLKALWRREVAFVPRGAGTGLSGGALPVNAPVMICTSKMNRILSIDLANRRVEVQSGVVNLHVTNAVKRDRFLYAPDPSSQQACTIGGNIAENSGGPHTLKYGVTTNHVLGVTLVLADGEIVELGGPAEERCGYDLLGAVVGAEGTAGIVTRAVLKIIREPEGHRTLLATFADVEAATHAVSAIMASGIVPSAIEMMDQLIIRAVEDAFHVGLPAEAGAVLIIELDGLVAGLDEHAARVTEIACHNGASGVRLARDETERAGLWKARKRAFGAVGRLAPNYATQDGVVPRTRLPDILRTIQVISRKYGLAIGNVFHAGDGNIHPIVLYDERKPEEVRKAIAAGREILIACVEMGGSLTGEHGIGVEKQGEMPLLFSPEDLIAMSELRHVFDPLERSNPNKVIPRPGSCVEVAAPHRQVPI from the coding sequence GTGAGCCACAACGCCCAGGCCACCGGCCTCGACCCGACGCTGGTCGCGGAACTGGCGGCCATCGCCGGCAGCGACGGGATAGTTTCGCGGTCCGCGGAGCTGAAAGTCTACGAGTGCGACGGGTGGACGATCGAGAAGTGCAGCCCCGACCTCCTAGTGATGCCGCGTACGACCGAGCAGGTAAGCGCGGTTCTTAAAGCGCTGTGGCGGCGCGAAGTTGCCTTCGTGCCGCGCGGGGCCGGCACCGGGCTGTCCGGTGGAGCACTTCCGGTCAACGCACCGGTGATGATTTGTACCTCAAAGATGAACCGGATCCTCAGCATCGATCTGGCGAATCGGCGAGTGGAAGTCCAGAGCGGGGTGGTCAATCTGCACGTCACCAATGCGGTGAAACGCGACCGCTTCCTCTACGCGCCGGATCCATCGTCGCAGCAGGCCTGCACCATCGGCGGTAATATCGCGGAAAATTCCGGCGGTCCACATACGCTCAAGTACGGGGTCACCACCAACCATGTTCTCGGCGTTACCCTGGTGCTCGCCGATGGAGAAATCGTCGAACTGGGTGGACCGGCTGAAGAACGCTGCGGCTACGACCTGCTGGGGGCGGTGGTTGGGGCGGAAGGAACTGCGGGAATCGTCACCCGCGCCGTCCTCAAAATCATCCGCGAGCCGGAGGGGCATCGAACCCTGTTGGCAACCTTCGCCGACGTCGAGGCGGCCACGCATGCGGTGTCCGCGATCATGGCGTCGGGAATTGTTCCGAGCGCGATCGAGATGATGGACCAGCTGATCATCCGCGCCGTCGAGGACGCCTTTCACGTCGGCCTGCCCGCCGAGGCGGGTGCTGTGCTGATCATCGAGCTCGACGGGCTTGTGGCGGGCCTCGATGAGCATGCCGCGCGTGTGACCGAGATCGCGTGCCACAATGGCGCGTCCGGGGTGAGACTGGCGCGCGACGAAACCGAACGCGCAGGATTGTGGAAAGCACGTAAGCGAGCGTTTGGCGCGGTGGGCAGGCTCGCGCCCAACTACGCCACCCAGGATGGCGTGGTGCCACGCACGCGCCTGCCGGATATTCTGCGTACGATTCAGGTGATCAGTCGAAAATACGGGCTCGCCATCGGCAACGTCTTTCACGCCGGTGACGGCAACATTCACCCGATCGTCCTGTACGACGAGCGCAAACCCGAAGAGGTCCGCAAGGCGATTGCAGCGGGCCGCGAGATTCTGATCGCTTGTGTCGAGATGGGCGGCAGCCTGACCGGTGAGCACGGCATCGGGGTTGAAAAGCAGGGCGAGATGCCGTTGCTGTTTTCACCCGAGGACCTGATCGCGATGAGCGAGCTGCGCCACGTCTTCGACCCGCTGGAACGCTCCAATCCCAACAAAGTCATTCCGCGGCCGGGCTCGTGCGTGGAAGTCGCCGCGCCGCACCGCCAAGTACCGATTTGA
- a CDS encoding alanine--glyoxylate aminotransferase family protein, whose protein sequence is MTEQFAELRPTARILLGPGPSNVHPRVMKAMMSPVIGHLDPDFVKVMEDLKRLQRVVFRTQNEMTFPASGTGSSGMEMIAANLIEDGDQVIVGVNGAFGARFADCAERQGARVHKVEAEWGRIIEPDAVKQALAKVSNPKLVVMVHAETSTGVHQPIEEISALTSTHGALLVVDAVTSLACVPLEIDKWGIDACFSCTQKGLSAPPGLAPVTFSARAMEVIRRRKSKCRSWYLDVAAIGSYWGSERVYHHTAPITMIYALYEALRVVMEEGLEQRWLRHRSNAAALHAGLGALGLKLAAQEGRRLPQLTTVAVPAGVDEARVRAELLQQFNIEIAAGLGPLRGKVWRIGLMGESSRRENVTLVLGALEQILAGAGFELSRGKALAAAQAAWASL, encoded by the coding sequence TTGACGGAACAATTTGCAGAGCTCAGACCGACCGCGCGCATCCTGCTGGGCCCGGGGCCCTCGAACGTTCATCCGCGCGTGATGAAGGCGATGATGTCGCCCGTGATCGGACACCTCGATCCCGATTTCGTGAAAGTGATGGAGGACCTCAAGCGTCTGCAGCGCGTCGTTTTCCGAACCCAGAACGAAATGACGTTTCCGGCTTCAGGCACCGGCTCCTCCGGAATGGAGATGATCGCGGCCAACCTGATCGAAGATGGCGACCAGGTCATCGTCGGCGTGAACGGCGCGTTTGGTGCACGCTTCGCCGACTGCGCCGAGCGACAGGGTGCCAGGGTTCACAAGGTGGAAGCGGAATGGGGGCGAATAATCGAACCCGACGCGGTCAAGCAGGCGCTCGCGAAGGTTTCCAATCCGAAGCTTGTCGTCATGGTGCACGCGGAGACCTCGACGGGCGTTCATCAACCAATTGAAGAGATCTCCGCCCTGACGAGCACCCACGGCGCGTTGCTGGTCGTTGACGCGGTAACCTCGCTTGCGTGTGTCCCCCTGGAAATCGACAAGTGGGGAATCGATGCCTGCTTCAGTTGCACGCAGAAGGGGCTGAGCGCGCCCCCGGGCCTGGCGCCGGTAACCTTCAGCGCCCGCGCGATGGAGGTGATACGGCGGCGCAAGTCCAAGTGCCGCTCCTGGTACCTGGATGTCGCCGCGATTGGCAGCTACTGGGGCTCGGAGCGCGTGTACCATCACACCGCCCCGATCACGATGATCTACGCGCTCTACGAAGCCCTGCGGGTGGTGATGGAAGAAGGCCTGGAGCAGCGATGGCTGCGCCATCGCAGCAACGCCGCCGCGTTGCACGCCGGTCTGGGGGCGCTCGGGCTTAAGCTTGCCGCACAGGAGGGCCGCCGCCTCCCGCAGCTCACCACGGTCGCGGTGCCGGCGGGAGTGGATGAGGCAAGGGTGCGTGCGGAATTGCTGCAGCAGTTCAACATCGAGATTGCCGCGGGCCTGGGACCGCTGCGAGGCAAAGTCTGGCGGATCGGCCTCATGGGTGAGAGCTCGCGGCGCGAGAACGTGACGCTGGTACTGGGCGCGCTCGAGCAAATTCTGGCGGGAGCAGGATTCGAGCTTTCCCGGGGCAAGGCGCTGGCAGCGGCACAAGCTGCCTGGGCCAGCCTATGA
- the gyrA gene encoding DNA gyrase subunit A: protein MAETNGNEPIRNEPALLNIEDDMRQSYLDYAMSVNIGRALPEVRDGLKPVHRRILYAMFRMGLLANRRYTKCAGVVGEVLAKYHPHGDMAVYDALARMAQPFSMRYPLIDGQGNFGSVDGDPPAAYRYTECKLTRLAERLLADIDKDTVDFIPNFDGSQEEPEILPAQIPNLLINGSDGIAVGMATNIPPHNLTEVSDALLALIDKPDLPLEKILDIIPGPDFPTGGQLLGRQTIRQAYLTGRGTLMMRALAAIETDKRSGRASIIVREIPYQVNKSRLIERMAELVNEKRLDGISDLRDESDRDGMRIVIELKRDTDPRVVLNQLYKLTQMQQGYGLIMLGIHEGRPREMGLRDILLAFIDHRKVVLTRRTQFELREAEARLHILEGLLIALKNLDAVIKLIRASKDAETARSGLMKQFSLSQLQAQAILDLTLRRLTGLEREKIETEHKETSGTIKELKRILADERELMKLIAGDVAEIKKEFGDARRTQIIEAEGEFSVEDLIVEEDVLVTVTHGGYIKRTPLSLYRTQRRGGRGKIGATTSEEDFVERLERVSTHDPLMFFTSAGKVYQLKAYELPEGGRAAKGRSIANLLNLGDEETLQAFMPVPREVAGKFVFFATKRGRVKKTELEEYANIRSNGIIAINLEDGDSLVDVRITDGNQQIVLSTREGQAIRFKEAEARPMGRATGGVAGMELESHTIKEGKTVTLVEDEVVSLSTVRDDETLLTVSELGLGKRTPAEEYRLTHRGGKGVITMNVTEKTGKVVAVRQVGTDEQVMLITDGGKVIRLNVKDVRITGRNAQGVHLVRLDQNEHVRALAGLAEKDDDESNGNGAVSEEE, encoded by the coding sequence ATGGCTGAGACCAACGGCAACGAACCAATCCGTAACGAACCCGCGCTGCTGAACATTGAAGACGACATGCGGCAGTCCTACCTGGACTACGCCATGTCGGTGAATATCGGGCGCGCGCTGCCGGAGGTACGTGACGGCCTGAAGCCGGTCCATCGCCGGATTCTCTATGCGATGTTCCGGATGGGTCTGCTCGCCAACCGCCGCTATACGAAATGTGCCGGGGTGGTCGGCGAGGTGCTGGCCAAGTATCACCCGCACGGCGACATGGCGGTTTACGACGCGCTGGCGCGGATGGCGCAGCCCTTCAGCATGCGCTACCCGCTGATCGACGGACAAGGCAACTTTGGCTCGGTCGATGGCGACCCGCCGGCGGCCTATCGCTACACCGAATGCAAATTGACCCGGTTGGCCGAACGGCTGCTCGCGGACATCGACAAGGACACGGTCGATTTTATTCCCAACTTTGACGGCTCCCAGGAAGAGCCGGAAATCCTCCCCGCGCAGATTCCGAACCTGCTCATCAACGGGTCGGACGGGATCGCCGTCGGGATGGCCACCAACATTCCGCCGCACAATCTCACCGAGGTTTCCGACGCGCTGCTTGCGCTGATCGACAAGCCGGACCTGCCGCTGGAGAAAATTCTGGATATCATTCCAGGCCCCGATTTCCCGACCGGCGGCCAACTACTCGGCCGGCAGACGATTCGCCAGGCATATCTGACCGGACGCGGCACGCTGATGATGCGCGCGCTGGCCGCCATCGAGACCGACAAACGGTCGGGCCGCGCATCCATCATCGTGCGCGAGATTCCCTACCAGGTGAACAAGTCGCGTCTGATCGAGCGAATGGCGGAGCTGGTCAACGAGAAGCGTCTCGACGGTATCAGCGATCTGCGCGACGAATCCGATCGCGACGGTATGCGGATCGTGATCGAGCTCAAGCGCGACACCGATCCGCGCGTGGTGTTGAACCAGCTGTACAAGCTCACCCAGATGCAGCAGGGCTACGGGCTCATCATGCTCGGCATCCATGAAGGGCGGCCGCGCGAGATGGGCCTGCGCGACATCCTGCTCGCATTCATCGATCATCGTAAGGTCGTTCTGACCCGCCGCACCCAGTTCGAACTGCGCGAGGCTGAAGCACGGCTGCACATCCTGGAAGGTTTACTCATCGCGCTCAAAAACCTCGACGCGGTGATCAAACTGATCCGCGCTTCCAAGGATGCGGAAACGGCGCGCTCCGGCCTGATGAAGCAATTCAGCCTAAGCCAGCTCCAGGCCCAGGCGATTCTGGACTTGACGCTGCGCCGCCTCACTGGGCTGGAGCGCGAAAAGATCGAAACCGAGCACAAGGAAACCAGCGGGACCATCAAGGAGCTCAAGCGGATCCTGGCCGACGAACGCGAGCTAATGAAATTGATCGCCGGCGATGTGGCAGAGATCAAAAAGGAATTCGGCGATGCGCGCCGCACCCAGATAATCGAGGCAGAAGGCGAGTTCTCGGTTGAGGACCTGATTGTCGAAGAAGACGTGCTCGTGACCGTGACCCACGGCGGCTACATCAAACGCACTCCGCTGTCACTGTACCGCACGCAGCGGCGGGGCGGACGCGGTAAGATCGGTGCGACCACCAGCGAGGAAGACTTCGTCGAGCGGCTCGAGCGGGTCTCGACCCACGACCCGCTGATGTTCTTCACCAGCGCGGGCAAGGTGTATCAGTTGAAGGCTTACGAACTGCCCGAGGGCGGCCGCGCCGCGAAAGGTCGTTCGATCGCCAATCTTCTGAACCTGGGCGACGAGGAGACCTTGCAGGCATTCATGCCGGTCCCACGCGAGGTCGCGGGCAAGTTCGTGTTCTTTGCGACCAAGCGCGGCCGCGTGAAAAAAACCGAACTCGAAGAGTACGCCAACATCCGGTCAAACGGGATCATCGCGATCAATCTCGAAGATGGCGACTCACTGGTCGACGTGCGCATCACCGATGGCAATCAGCAAATCGTGCTCTCGACGCGCGAAGGACAGGCGATCCGGTTCAAAGAAGCGGAGGCGCGCCCGATGGGCCGTGCGACTGGCGGCGTCGCCGGCATGGAGCTGGAATCCCACACCATCAAAGAAGGCAAGACCGTTACCCTGGTCGAGGACGAGGTGGTTTCGCTGTCGACCGTCCGCGACGACGAAACCCTGCTTACCGTTTCGGAACTGGGGCTCGGCAAGCGCACGCCCGCCGAGGAGTATCGGCTGACACATCGCGGCGGCAAGGGCGTCATCACCATGAACGTCACGGAAAAAACCGGCAAAGTGGTCGCGGTACGCCAGGTCGGCACTGACGAACAGGTGATGCTGATAACCGATGGCGGCAAAGTGATTCGGCTCAACGTCAAAGACGTCCGGATCACCGGGCGCAACGCGCAAGGGGTCCATCTGGTGCGGCTTGATCAGAACGAGCACGTGCGTGCACTAGCGGGTCTCGCCGAGAAGGACGACGACGAATCCAACGGCAACGGGGCGGTCAGCGAAGAGGAATAA